A region of the Candidatus Bathyarchaeota archaeon genome:
AGAACTCCGATGTCCCCGATCTGGCCACCGCCTTCTGGGTAGAAGCCTGTTTGGTTCAGCTCTACTATATTGCCGTCGATACTCACTACCTTTCCCTTAAAGGTGGTTAGATAAAAGTCGTCGTTGAACAGTTTCACTGTCTCACTCATATGGCGACCGCCTGAGTCACCGGAAGGCGCCCCTCAGAAAGGGGTATAGATCTTCAACTTGTTCCTGAACCATGGTCTGGTAGTACTGGTAGAGTATGCTCACGCATAGAAGAGCTCCCATCCCAGAGCCAAAGACACCTAAGAACTCGGAGAGGGCGGCGAGGGTTCCCACTATTAGTCCGCTGATGATGGTTATGGTGGGAATATACCTGTTTAGAAGGTTAACCAAAGGTCTTCTGCTTCTTCTAAACCCGGGTATCTGCATTCCTGACCCGAGGAGCTGATCCGCCATGTTCTCCGCCCCCAAGCCTCCTATCTCAAGCCATGTTATGGAGAACAGAACGCAAACCCCCACTACTATAAAAGTGTAGATTATAGCCCGAACGGGGTCACCTACGACAGCGTCCAAAGCGCCCGGAGACGAAACATAATACGCCAGTCCACCAGTGGGTCTTCCGGTAGTCGCGTTGTATGTCCCTAAAAGATTCAGGGCCCCATTTGCACTGTCCTGATTGAATCTGAAGAATATCTGCTGCCCAAGCAGTTGGATATTAGCAAAAACTGCGTAGGCTAGAATAACAGGGATATTTGAGACGTACAGAAGCTTGATGGGCATCTTCCCCCGAAAGCCCCGATACATAGAATGACTGATGGGGAGCTCTATTTTCATTCCCTCAATATAGACAACAAACGCGAAGACTGCTATTGTAGTGATCAGGCCTAACATATCAGGCCAACTTCCTGTCCTATGAAGCCAGTTCCAAACAGGTTCCCTCCGGAAAATCGTCTCAAGCAACGCAGGAATCGCGCCATATCGTTTGCCGTCTCCGACCGTGTAGAGAGCGAAAGAACTCCACCAGATGGTCTTGGTGATCCCTGCCACAATAAACAGGCTTATCCCGCTTCCAATACCCCAACCTTTTTGGATCAGCTCGTCTAGTAGCATGATAAACAATCCGGCGGCTAGGAGCTGGCTGAATACTAGGAGAGCTTTTGAGAAACCGATCGAGCCGTATGTACCCCCCATGATCATGAGCCCTGCCTGGAGGAAGATCATCAGAAATGAGAACACCTTGCTTGCAGTTGCAAATAACGCCCTATGATCGGGTTTGGTGTTATCAAATTCTATGATGTCTGAGCCAGCAAGGAGCTGAATAATGAGCCCAGCGGTGACGATGGGACCTATCCCCAGCTCGAGGAGAGTCCCACGGGTGGAAGCGAATATAATTCTCATGGACTGGAGCCCTCCTTGGCCCTGTTGAAGAGGGATCCCATACAGAGGGGTTTCGGCCATAACAAGGTAGACTATAAGGGCAAGGAGGGTCCAGAGCAACCTCTGGTTGAAGCCTATCTTTTTTTCAGGCGCCTTTACCTCCGGTATGATATGGGAAATGGGCTTGAACAGGTTGAGGAAGGTGCCCACGTGTATCACTCGGCCCCGATGATCTGGCCGCCAGCTGCCTTAAGCTTCTCTTGGGCCCGGAAGCTACACTCCGAGACTTTTACGTGAAATGGGGCACCGATACACCCTTTGCCCAGGAGCTTTTGGATCCCCATGGAATCAAGGTCAAGAATAAGGCCTTCAGTTCCAGCTGCAATGACCTCAATGCCGTGGACATTAACTGCAATTTCCATAAGCTCTCCTATATTGATTGTATCAGCTCTAGGCTTTAGAGAAGATGGTGGCTTAAAGCCAATATTCTTGTAACGATCAGGCTCGTATTTTACCGTCCGAATCCAAAAGTGCTTTCTGCCGCCAGCTTTACCCTTGCCACCCCGCATACCACCTTTTCGGTGCTGACCGACTTGACCCCAGCCGCAATATCTGGATCCACGCTGTTTTCTACTTTTTTTTAGTTTATGGGGCATTTTCTCACCCGCCCGTATCAAAGGAACATGAATTCAATAAAAACATTCCTTAATAGCTTGACCCACCCAATGCAATAAAAGTCTTGAAAACTCCAGACCAGAAGTGGTAGTTGACGAGGGTCTAGATAAGCAAATAATCAAAGAATCGCCAGTTGGGTCAAGCCATTCGTTTAGCGAGTTCGTTAATGGCATCTCCTCTATAACCGAGCTCACCTCTGCTTCTATAGGGGCGCTTAACAGTCCTCTTGAAGCCTTTCTTGGGGGGATGGAGTCTGAAGAATGGTTTAATGCCATTTAGCTTATGGAATTCGGCGTCCCCCGAGCAGAGAGCCGATGCAAGAGCATCGAGGCTATTGTATCCAGAAGCCCTCAGAGTTTCCTCGCTGATGGGATAATCTCCAGCCTGCTTTCCCCTTTTTTTAAGAAGGAGTCGGACCGTCTCAACTGTGGGCTCTCCCCATGTAACATAGTCTTTGGCATGTTGTAACATTCCCTTATACTCGGGTCTGTCGTCGAGGAGTGTTGAGGCCATGTTCCTATCAAGCCTGAGCATCTTTAGGGTGTCTTCGACTCTCATCGTGGCGTTGACTCCTCCACGGATGCGTATGGCAAGTATGCACTGGCGCTCCAATCTATACCGCCCAATCCTCAACGGTCATTAGTTTCATTGTGTTTTTTAAGGCCTCAAATGTTGCCAACGAAAATGAGACAGTGGTCTGAGTGGCGCCAATGGATTTCGACCAGCAATCCTTTATACCAGCGAGGATGAGCACCCTTTTTGCAATATCCCCGGCTACAAGACCGAGACCCTTAGATCCAGGAATCAGAGTCATAGTGACGCTTCCACTCTTCCCTGAGACCTTAAAAGGTACCGAGTGAGTCTCTCTGCAGTCACATTCCCAGCTTCCGCAACCTCTCCTGATTGGATATAGCTTTAACTTTGCGTCCCGGATACCCTTTTCGATGGCGTTCCTGACCCGTGGGGCCTTGCCGAGTCCAATGCCTATGAGGCCATCCCCGTTCCCGATGGCGACTACAGCCCTGAAACGAGAGCGTTCTCCGGCGTCAGTCTGTTTTTGCACGAGGTTAATATCGACAACATCATCTTTAAGATCGGGAACAAGAACGTCTATAATTTCCACCTCTTTGATTCGGTATCCTTCCTCAAATATCTCATAGAGGGATGTAATCTGCCCCTCAAAGACCATGCGACCTAGACGAGTCTTCGGGACCCAATTGTCCAGAGGGTTCGGCCTTGGTCTTCTTCTCCTATCGCTCATATTGATGCCTCCATGATGCCAGCCTTTACTGTATTAAAATGTCCCGGGAGGTCTTGGGGGTTCAATCCCCTTTTGAGATATCCTGAAAACACTCTTTCAAACTCGGATTTATCCTCAAATGAGGCTGCGTATTTTGAGATATTTTGACCCTCTATTCTCCCTAGTTTCGGGATGATTTCGCTGTCGCATGGTATCTTTAAGCCTATATCTAGTGCTCCCTTCACCGCCGCGAAGACCTTTGCACCCTTTGTTGGACGGATAAGACCTAGATCAAGAATCGCTGTGTCTATTCCAAGACTTAGTGCTTTCTTACCGGCTAAAAGTCCAAGAAGATACGCTGCAGATGTATTCTTTTTTCCGCCTATCCATCCGTATTTTTCGAGCTCCATAGAGTTAGACTGAGTGTGAACTATGTCGCCTACAATCTTCGAAGTAACAAGCTGAATCGTAATGTATTTGTTGCTCGAGCGTACCACAAATCGGGTCCTTCCCGATGCTGCCATGATACGTCTAACCCTGTAGTTGGTTTTAGCCTCCCGTCTCCTTCGATAAGAAACTCTGTACCTAGGGCCTCTAGCCAAAAGCACGCCTCCTTAGGTCGTTCTCAGTAATATACCTCTCCAGCTCTGCTACACTCCTAAAAATGCCACCCTTCGCCTTCCGGTAGAGGTTTCTATAAGTTCTCACGGTGATAGTCCTCCGTTTCCTGAGACGCTTAAGCCTACGCCTTTGAGACCTAATCTTCCCTATCCACCGGGTCTTGCGGGAGATTACAGAGAATTTAGCTCCCTTTCTTGATCCTGGACCCTTGCGCCTCTTGGCTTTCTTCTGGGCCAGATTCACCCGTGCCCTACCACGACTAGTGGTCCGCAAAGGCAAAGCCTTGATTACTCCATCATTGATGAGTTTCCTTATCTCGTTACGAGTGATTGCTGTATCAATATCCTCTATGGATTCAGGATCAAAATAGATCCGGTTTTTCCCCACATCGAGAACGGATGCAGCAAGTCTCCTTTGGTTTTTAAGATTCATTCTTTCACACCTTCCTCAGCATTATCCAATGCATTCTCAGGCGTCTTTTCTTCCTCTTTATGGAGCTCTCCAGTTATTTCCTCGGATATGGATGCCTCTTTAGAGTCGATATTGCCAGGATTAAGGATTCGGATATCTAATTCGAGGGCTCGCTTTACGATGAGCCGCTTCTTTCTAAGGCCTACGGATCCTCCGATCCTAGCGACCTGTTTATCGGGGTCTACGATGGTTAGGTCTCCAACGTTGAAGACTGCAACCTCCTCCATTCCAGAGGGGTGAAGATACCTTACCGCCTTTGGGGATCGGAACCCTACATTGACTGTTCTCGGCCACCCCTTCCTCTTCTGGCGCATCTTGTTATCGATACCCTTAGGCCTACGCCAATGGTCCTTAATCCTAACTAGTCTCCATTCTTCAAACTGGCGAAAATGAGGCCTCTTTTGAGATATCCTCTTTCTTACCTGCATCAGTCGCCTTTTTTCACCATCTTTCATTATAATCATTCCTTACTGTAAACATAGATACCATCGAGGAACTTTCTTAGGTCCTTCTTTCTGATCTTGCAGGCCTGTTGGATATTTGCAGCAGTTTGAGAGACCTCCTCTATATCAACACCTGTTACTATAACGTCTTCACCTTGGACCGTGACGTTTGCATCTCCAGCAATATCTGCATAACGGTCTTTTCGTTCTCCGATGAAATTTTGGATGATGAATGTCTTATTCTGGATCCTTACGCTCATGGGAAAGTGGACGAATACGATCTTTAGCCTATAAGTAAAACCCTTAGTGACACCCTTTACCATGTTCCGTACGTGAGCAGTAATTGTATTTACAAGGGCTGATTCCTTTTTTCGGGGGTTAATAGCACAAACTCTAAGAGAGGCCCCCAAGTGCTCCAGATCAAGCTTTGTATGGCTAAAGTCTCTCGAAACTTTGCCCTTATCCCCTACAACAGTTATGTTCTTCCCCTTTAAAGTAAGTTTTACCCCATCGGGAATATCGACACTGTTCTCAACAATGGTGACTGTCATTTAACCACCTAGAAGATATAGGCTAAAACCCTTCCACCTGAATTTTGTTCCCTGGCCTCTTGGTGGGTTACGATCCCTTTGGGCGTAGAAATTATAAGGATTCCCAAGTCTCTGTTTGGGAGGAACCTTTTCTCATACCTTTCCAAACCCTTTACCTTGACGGAGAACCGGGGCCTTACCGCCTTGCAATCATTAATCCTTCCGAATAACTGGACGCGGAACTTTCCTTGGCGACCGTCGTCAATGAACTCAATCTCTCCAACATAGCCCTTTGTCTGGAAAATGCGGAGCACCCTGCCGACAAGGTTTGATGCGGGGGTAATGATACACTCCTTCTTGTGCCTCTCCTCATGAACAAGCATCGTATTAAGTGCGTTAACGAGTGGATCCAATAACCTCACCTAAATTTTTTAAATCCGAGATCAACAGCAATCTCCCTAAAGCATTGTCTACAAACGTTGAGCCCGTACCTCCTGATGAGGCCGTCGAAAGTACCACAACGGGTGCAGCTCCTACTACCCTTGCCGTAGCGTTTAGTTCTGACTTTACTCATCTGGGAGTCCTACCTGTACACCGAAGCTCTGCTTAATAAACTCGATCGATTCTTCTTTTGTGACTCTATGAGATTGATTTATACTACTTTTCGCTCGTCTTCTTCGGGAAACCCTGTAGCCAGGCCGCTCCACGGTCGCCATGATATCCATGCCAACTATACCCAGATTCGGGTTATACCTCTGACCGGGAATATCAATATGCTCCCTTATGCCAAAGGCAAAGTTACCTTGCATGTCGAAACTTCGGGGATTGATTAGGTTGCCAACCGCCGGAAATGTCTTCTTCAGTAAAGCCTCTGCCTTTTCCCGCCTTAAGGTCACCATACAAGCTATAGGTTCATTACGCCTCACCCCCCATGCTCGAATTGTCTGCTTGGCCCGTCTGAAAACAGGCTTCTGATTTGTTAGGCTCTCTAGGATCGTCATAGCTCTGTCCAGGGGCTCTCCCGATGCTCCTACGGTTATATTGACCACGACCTTCCCAATCATGAGATCCTGCATCGATGACCTGACCCTAGAATTCCGGGTCTTAGAGGGGAGGTTATAGGGTTTCTCCTTGATAGATTGAACCTCCACAACCTCGGTACGGTTAATAACCAGTTCTTCAGGATTGCTCGACTCAGGCTTCACAATCTCTACGAGGTCGTTCTCAATAAATTCTTCAGGAGGTATTTTTTGAGCCTTAGTTTTAGGTTGAGCTACGCTTAGGGAGGTCTCATCCACTCTAACTTTTGAGATTTTGTGAATAGTTTCCTCGGAAGCTACTTGATTATCCAATTTGGAAGGTTCCTTAGTCATTATAATTCAACGCCTGGTAGAGAAATAAGGGGGGTCTCGGTGCCCACTGCAAAAACATAGCTCGCAAGGGTTCTAATATTGTTGTTCTCAAGGGTCCGGATATTAGCTGTCCTCTTTTTCCCTGGCTCTTTTCCAAGATCTAGGAGAATACCAAACTGTCCTTGCGATCTTCCTCCGGTGACAATCACTCTAACACCTGGCTTGAAACTTATGTGATC
Encoded here:
- a CDS encoding 30S ribosomal protein S14 — its product is MSKVRTKRYGKGSRSCTRCGTFDGLIRRYGLNVCRQCFREIAVDLGFKKFR
- the secY gene encoding preprotein translocase subunit SecY, which produces MIHVGTFLNLFKPISHIIPEVKAPEKKIGFNQRLLWTLLALIVYLVMAETPLYGIPLQQGQGGLQSMRIIFASTRGTLLELGIGPIVTAGLIIQLLAGSDIIEFDNTKPDHRALFATASKVFSFLMIFLQAGLMIMGGTYGSIGFSKALLVFSQLLAAGLFIMLLDELIQKGWGIGSGISLFIVAGITKTIWWSSFALYTVGDGKRYGAIPALLETIFRREPVWNWLHRTGSWPDMLGLITTIAVFAFVVYIEGMKIELPISHSMYRGFRGKMPIKLLYVSNIPVILAYAVFANIQLLGQQIFFRFNQDSANGALNLLGTYNATTGRPTGGLAYYVSSPGALDAVVGDPVRAIIYTFIVVGVCVLFSITWLEIGGLGAENMADQLLGSGMQIPGFRRSRRPLVNLLNRYIPTITIISGLIVGTLAALSEFLGVFGSGMGALLCVSILYQYYQTMVQEQVEDLYPFLRGAFR
- a CDS encoding uL15 family ribosomal protein — protein: MPHKLKKSRKQRGSRYCGWGQVGQHRKGGMRGGKGKAGGRKHFWIRTVKYEPDRYKNIGFKPPSSLKPRADTINIGELMEIAVNVHGIEVIAAGTEGLILDLDSMGIQKLLGKGCIGAPFHVKVSECSFRAQEKLKAAGGQIIGAE
- a CDS encoding 50S ribosomal protein L30, translated to MERQCILAIRIRGGVNATMRVEDTLKMLRLDRNMASTLLDDRPEYKGMLQHAKDYVTWGEPTVETVRLLLKKRGKQAGDYPISEETLRASGYNSLDALASALCSGDAEFHKLNGIKPFFRLHPPKKGFKRTVKRPYRSRGELGYRGDAINELAKRMA
- a CDS encoding 50S ribosomal protein L6, with amino-acid sequence MTVTIVENSVDIPDGVKLTLKGKNITVVGDKGKVSRDFSHTKLDLEHLGASLRVCAINPRKKESALVNTITAHVRNMVKGVTKGFTYRLKIVFVHFPMSVRIQNKTFIIQNFIGERKDRYADIAGDANVTVQGEDVIVTGVDIEEVSQTAANIQQACKIRKKDLRKFLDGIYVYSKE
- a CDS encoding 50S ribosomal protein L18, with the translated sequence MARGPRYRVSYRRRREAKTNYRVRRIMAASGRTRFVVRSSNKYITIQLVTSKIVGDIVHTQSNSMELEKYGWIGGKKNTSAAYLLGLLAGKKALSLGIDTAILDLGLIRPTKGAKVFAAVKGALDIGLKIPCDSEIIPKLGRIEGQNISKYAASFEDKSEFERVFSGYLKRGLNPQDLPGHFNTVKAGIMEASI
- a CDS encoding 30S ribosomal protein S8 — protein: MRLLDPLVNALNTMLVHEERHKKECIITPASNLVGRVLRIFQTKGYVGEIEFIDDGRQGKFRVQLFGRINDCKAVRPRFSVKVKGLERYEKRFLPNRDLGILIISTPKGIVTHQEAREQNSGGRVLAYIF
- a CDS encoding 30S ribosomal protein S5, with translation MSDRRRRPRPNPLDNWVPKTRLGRMVFEGQITSLYEIFEEGYRIKEVEIIDVLVPDLKDDVVDINLVQKQTDAGERSRFRAVVAIGNGDGLIGIGLGKAPRVRNAIEKGIRDAKLKLYPIRRGCGSWECDCRETHSVPFKVSGKSGSVTMTLIPGSKGLGLVAGDIAKRVLILAGIKDCWSKSIGATQTTVSFSLATFEALKNTMKLMTVEDWAV
- a CDS encoding 50S ribosomal protein L19e, which gives rise to MNLKNQRRLAASVLDVGKNRIYFDPESIEDIDTAITRNEIRKLINDGVIKALPLRTTSRGRARVNLAQKKAKRRKGPGSRKGAKFSVISRKTRWIGKIRSQRRRLKRLRKRRTITVRTYRNLYRKAKGGIFRSVAELERYITENDLRRRAFG
- a CDS encoding 50S ribosomal protein L5 → MDNQVASEETIHKISKVRVDETSLSVAQPKTKAQKIPPEEFIENDLVEIVKPESSNPEELVINRTEVVEVQSIKEKPYNLPSKTRNSRVRSSMQDLMIGKVVVNITVGASGEPLDRAMTILESLTNQKPVFRRAKQTIRAWGVRRNEPIACMVTLRREKAEALLKKTFPAVGNLINPRSFDMQGNFAFGIREHIDIPGQRYNPNLGIVGMDIMATVERPGYRVSRRRRAKSSINQSHRVTKEESIEFIKQSFGVQVGLPDE